TATTCAGGTAACGTAAAGATAGCAAAGCCCATGCCAACACACTAATGCACGCTAAATTTTACAACTTACTGAATTTTATAAATATTTTTTTACACTAAACTTTTATAACCGGCATTTCTCCGGCAGGTGTTAATCTCTTCGCAGTTAACAGGTTAACACTTAAGACCTTTCATCTGCAGGTTATGCCCCATCTGTTGCCAATACACCGTTGATACGCTATCTGAGTTGAACAATCAGGGCAACAATCATACAGAAGCAAATTTTTTTCACTTACACATAAACCGACAGATATCCCAATCATAGAATCCGTAATTTAAATTATTACAATATATTATAGCCAATTATGCGGTCTGTTTAATCGGCACCACAGTCATAAATATTCCCGCTTTTTGATATTCTTGGTAAACAGCCATTTCTTTCATTGTAATCGTTAACACAAAGTGTTAAGTTAACACTCTTAGGTTAATAGTGTTAACAGTTTTTTGCATTCGATAATGAATTTCACCAGGCAGATAAAAATGGCGAAGCAATCTGCTAATTGCTTGTCTGGCCTGGCTCGACAGCGATTAGGCAGGTAAATTATTGAGCACAATTGTCTGTTCGACTTAAACTGAAGCGCTTGAAATGACTAGCGCACGAATTTTGCATCCAAGGAGCGCATGCTAATGGACATCGCTAAATACTGGAAAACCATTGTTGATACCTTACAGGACGGTCTGATGGTCATTGACCCGGAGGGCAATATCCTGGCCATGAATCCAGCGGCTGAAAGGCTGACCGGCTATTCAGCCGATGAGCTGGTCGGTCAAAATTGCCGGATCTTAAATTGCACCGGCTGCGAGCTGTATGGGCGCGGCCCCGGAAAAGAGTGGTGCAGCTTGTTTGAAAAAGGTATCGTCACCGCCAAGAAATGCCTAATTTCCAGGAAAGACCGGCGCGCGTTGCATGTCGTCAAGAATGCAACCGTGCTTAAAGATCCTGAGGGGCAGATGATCGGATCGGTGGAAACCTTGACCGATATCTCTGAAATCGTGCGCCAGCAGGAGGAAATCCTGACCCTGCGCAAAAGCTGTCGGCTGGAGGACCAACACCACGGGCTGCTGGGCGAATCGCCGCCGATGCAGCGCCTTTTTGAACTCATCGAGAATGTGGCCCAGACCGACGCACCGGTACTCATCCACGGTCAGAGCGGTACCGGCAAAGAACTGGTGGCCCGCGCCATTCATGAAGATAGCCCCAGAAAAGACAAGCCCTTTATTAAAGTCAACTGCGCCGCGCTGAATGAAAATCTGTTGGAAAGTGAGCTTTTCGGCCATGAAAAAGGCTCTTATACCGGCGCCGACCGAACCCGTATCGGTCGTTTTGAAGCCGCCCACGAGGGCACGATCTTTTTAGATGAAATCGGCGACATCCCGTTGGGCATTCAGGTGAAGCTGCTGCGGGTTCTGGAAGAAAAAGAAATTGAACGCGTCGGTGATCATAAGCCGATTCCGGTTGATGTCAGAATTATCTCAGCTACCAACAAAGATATCGAAGACCTGATCGCCCAGGAACACTTTCGTGAAGACCTGTTTTTCCGCATCAACGTGTTTCCACTTAAATGCCCTTCCCTTTCCGAGCGACTCGATGATATCCACCTGATGGTACAAAATTTTATTGAACAAAATGCCGAAAAATCCGGCAAAAAAATTGTCGGCCTGACACCGGAAGCCATGGAGGCTCTTTTCACCTATTCCTGGCCCGGTAATGTGCGCGAGTTGCGCAACGCCATCGAATATGCCTTTGTCCTGTGCTCGGGGCATTGGATTGGCGTGGAGCACCTTCCACCGAAAATATCTACCGGTAGCAAGAGACCGTTAACACGCGCGCAGCAAAGCTCTGTATCATGGGAAGAAGATAGGTCAAACCTGTTGGATACACTGCGCCAGGTCGGCGGCAATCAATCTGAAGCCGCACGGCTTTTGGGCGTGAGCCGCGTGACGATTTGGAAGCGCATCAAAAAATACGGTATTGATTTAGAGACAGATTTAACAAAAATAGAGGCAACTTAGATTCAGGTAGGGGCCTTTGACATAACGAAAACATCTGCAAAACAAAACGGCAGCCCGGTGATCGGGCTGCCGTTTTTTCGCTGTAAATGATCGATAATATTAGGGACACTAGCCTTGGCGGCCATGACATCTAGCGACGGTGGCCGCGCCTTCCGCCCCCTCCCGGACGGTTGGCATGCCTTCTGTATTGCCGTCGATCTCTTTTAAACTCACGCACATCCTCTTTGCGGTCCCGACGGTTTTCCCTGCGATCCCGGAAATCCTCTCTGCGATCCCGTCGGTCTTCTCTACGGTCACGAAAATCTTCCCGGCGGTCGCGTCGGTCTTCCCGATGGTCGCGTACATCCTCGCGCCGATCCCAGCGATCTTCGCGGCTGTCCCAACGGTCTTCGCGACGGTCCCATTTATCTTCCCGGCGGTCCCAACGATCTTCGGCTTTATCCCGACGAATGTTTTTGTTTAACTGATTGATGCGTCTTTCCAGCCGGGCCTTTTCTTTGGGGTCATCTGTGTTGGCCAGGCGCTCCTCTAATTTGTTGAGGCGCTTTGCCTTGATGCGATCATCTTTACGATCCCGAATATCTTCGCGGCGGTCCCAGCGGTCTTCACGCCGATCGTATCTGTCTTCAAGTCGATCATAGCGATCTTCCCGGCGGTCTCGCACGTCTTCCCAGCGGTCCCGTCTGTCTTCACGATAGTCCCGGACATCCTCGCGTCGGTCCCAGCGGTCTTCCCGGCGATCCCAACGATCTTCGCGTCGATCAAATTTATCTTCGCGACGGTCCCAGCGATCTTCGGCGCGATCAAAGCGCCGACGCGCATGCCGTCTTTCATCCCGATCCAGTTTACCATCATTGTTTTTATCAAAACGTTTCAGATACTGCTTTCTGAAAGCTGCTTTTTCATTGGCATCGATGGTGCCATCGCCATTGGTATCGATGCGTTGCCGTAAGGACACACCCGGTCGCAAATCGGCGCTTTCTTCTTCAGCCAGAACGGAATTAGGATTTGATGCAAATGCCAGACACAGCGTCACCCCGGTTAATGCCGTCAACAGTTTTTTTCTCATTGCCATTGCCTCCGTTTATATTTTTATCTGCGTTTTCCATGTGGCGGGCCTTGTCTTTACCTGGGTTAAACACAGCGGCGTTGAAAAAGTTTCGCCCGACGTCGATCTTTTTTTAAAAATTAAGCGAACTATACTCAATTATTGTTAAATGGGGTCGAAATCAGATTCGCAGCTCTGTTTTTTTGACAAACTGCATAAAATGTTGAAAAATACAGCTTGGGTTTCAGACTGTTCGATAAATTAGAAACGGAGGCATGCTGATGGTCGATATGCTGGTCAAATTATATGATCTTGAGCCGCAAGGGACATTTTGGACGGAACAAACAGCGCTTGGCATTGAGCTTCGCAAACCCATCGGCCCTGAAAAACACGCCATCATCGCCTGGGTTTGCGATCATTTTGGCGACGGTTGGGCCAGCGAGGTTGATGTGGCCCTGTCCAATCAGCCCCGCACTTGCTATGTGGCCGTCAAAGACAGCAACATCATCGGGTTTGCCTGCTACGATGCCACGTCCTTGGGATTTTTCGGCCCCATCGGGGTGATAAAATCACATCGTAAAAAAAGAACCGGCACGGCGTTGATGTATGCCTGTCTGCTGGATATGAAAAACAAAGGCTATGGCTATGCGGTCGTTGGGGGTGTTGAAGATATTGATTTTTATAAAAACACCGTCGGCGCCATCGAGATACCCGATTCTGCTCCCGGCATTTATACTAACCAGATCAAAGGCATTCCCATTAAAAAATAAATAACCAACCCGGAATCTGCGAACTCTGGTTCTCCGGCCACTGGCTACTCGCGGCTGGCGACTGGCTTTGAGTCCTTGATCAGTGACCGACAGCCAGCTGCCAGGAGCCAGTGACCAGACGCCCGAAATTTGAACATCTGAACCCTTTCTTGCCGTGATATTACCTGTAGGGCGACGACGAGAACCATATCCTCAAGAATTCCCATTTCTAACCGATATAGAACACAGCCGTTAAGTCAGGCAGCTGTGTTGCGACTAATCTCATCAATCGCACGGTTCCAAAATACACACTAAGGAGCAATTTATGAAAACGAAAACGTTAGACTGCTGTACGCTTATCAAAAGCGGACAATTTAACCTCTTATTTTTAGCAACAGCCATCATCGTCTTACTGCTGGCATGTGCCCATACCGAGAAAGTGCTCGTGCCGCCCAAAGTCGATTTGAAAACGTATCCGTCGATTGGTGTGGTTGAATTTTCAACAAATGCCGAAGATACGCTCAAACCCTATGTAACGCAAAATTTCATCGAAAATATTCAGTCAGCGCAACCGGGCACACGTATCCTTGAGCTTGGCGATGCGGATTACCTGATGCGTTCCCTGGGACACAGTCAACTCAATTCCGAAACCATCCAATCGATCGGACAAAAGTATAAAGTGGATGCCATCATATTGGGACATCTGCAAGTCTCACATATAAAGCCTAA
The nucleotide sequence above comes from Desulfobacterales bacterium. Encoded proteins:
- a CDS encoding sigma 54-interacting transcriptional regulator; this encodes MDIAKYWKTIVDTLQDGLMVIDPEGNILAMNPAAERLTGYSADELVGQNCRILNCTGCELYGRGPGKEWCSLFEKGIVTAKKCLISRKDRRALHVVKNATVLKDPEGQMIGSVETLTDISEIVRQQEEILTLRKSCRLEDQHHGLLGESPPMQRLFELIENVAQTDAPVLIHGQSGTGKELVARAIHEDSPRKDKPFIKVNCAALNENLLESELFGHEKGSYTGADRTRIGRFEAAHEGTIFLDEIGDIPLGIQVKLLRVLEEKEIERVGDHKPIPVDVRIISATNKDIEDLIAQEHFREDLFFRINVFPLKCPSLSERLDDIHLMVQNFIEQNAEKSGKKIVGLTPEAMEALFTYSWPGNVRELRNAIEYAFVLCSGHWIGVEHLPPKISTGSKRPLTRAQQSSVSWEEDRSNLLDTLRQVGGNQSEAARLLGVSRVTIWKRIKKYGIDLETDLTKIEAT
- a CDS encoding GNAT family N-acetyltransferase, encoding MVDMLVKLYDLEPQGTFWTEQTALGIELRKPIGPEKHAIIAWVCDHFGDGWASEVDVALSNQPRTCYVAVKDSNIIGFACYDATSLGFFGPIGVIKSHRKKRTGTALMYACLLDMKNKGYGYAVVGGVEDIDFYKNTVGAIEIPDSAPGIYTNQIKGIPIKK